The Pyrus communis chromosome 8, drPyrComm1.1, whole genome shotgun sequence region TCTCGAGGTATAGTGTCATCCTTAGATACTTTGCTGCATACTCCCTAATAGTCTGGCTAGCGATAAGCTGAGAATCTGCATTGATTGCTAGCTTATTGACTGCCAGATCTTGTGCCATTCGGAGGCCTGCCAATAAGGCCTCATACTCTGCTTCATTGTTTGATGCCTTAAAGCCTAGAGTGATTGCCTGCTCGAGCATCGAGCCATTTGGGGTGACGATAACCAAGCCTGCTCTAGAGAGTAGTTGGATGAACCGTCGATGTACAAGCGCCAAAAGTCCTTGTCAGCAAAGGTTAGTGTGGCCCAATAAGTGCTCGACTACTTCAGGGGCGCCTTTGGGCTGTGATGTTGCGTCTTCTAGGCCGGGGAGTGAACTCCACTATAAAGCCCGCCAAGACTTAAGCTTTTATCGTGGTGATGGGTCAAAAAACCAAGTTGTATTGGCAAGTTCCAACACCCACTTCATCACTCGTTGAGAAGCATTTGGAACATGCAGGATAGATCGTAGGGGATACTGAGTCATGATGACGATCGTATGCATAAAAAAGTATGGCCTGACCTTCAAAGCTGTAACATTTAGCACCAAAATTAGCTTTTCAATCCTCAGGTATCTTGTTTTCACATCAAGGAAagctttagaagtgtagaatactAGCAATTAGGCCCCTAGCTATTCTCATATGACGGCAGAGCTTATTGCTACATCTGAGACTGCCAAGTAGATGTATAATTCCTCAGTTTCTTCTAGCTTGGATAATAGTGGAGGTGATGTCAggtatttcttcaagtcttgaCATGCTTTCTCGCACTCGTCGTCCCACTTGTTTCTCTGTGCCTTCTTGATGGCTTTTAAAAAAGGCTTGCATCAATTGATTGAGCGCGAGAGGAAATGGTTAAGCGTGGCTGCTCGTCTAGTCAAACTTTAGATCTTCTTCAAAGTGGTTCGGTATTTCATCTCCAAGATTACTTTGACATGCTTGGGATGCACCTTGATTCCTCGCTAGGTTATTAAGTACCCTAAGAATCAACCTGAGGAAACTCCAAATGTGCATTTGGCAAGGTTGAGCTTCATCTTGTGCTCCCTAAGGATAATGAATGTCTTTGCCAAGTTTCTGAAGTGGTCTAACCGCTGCTTTCCTTTTTACCAtgatgtcatcaacatagaccTCTATGGTAACCTTAATATGCTTCATAaacatcatgtttactaacCATTGATAGGTAACTCCTGCGTTCTTGATGCCAAAAGGCATAACTTTGTAGTAGTAGGTGCCTGGCTTGATCACAAATACAGTTTTCTCTTTGTCGAGTTCAAACATAGCGATATGATTGTAGCTGGAATATGCATCTAAGAAGTTGAGCAACTGGTTCCCTACAGTTGAGTCTGCCAGTATGTCAATTCAAGGGACATGGAATGAATCTTTTGGGCAAGCCTTGTTGAGGTCGGTGTAGTCTACACATACTCTTCACTTGCCCTTCTCTTTCTTCGTTACCAGCACGACGTTGGCTAGCCATGCTGAATGCGCCACCTCCTCAATAAATTCGGGTTCTAATAGCTTGTCCATTTCTACCTCAATGATCGCTACTCGTTCTAGAACGAAGTGCCTTCTCTTCTCGATGTCCGATTTGGCAGCGGTGTCAACATGTAGCTTATGGTAGGCTATCTTGGAATCAATGTCGGGTATGTCGGAGGGTGACCATGCAAAGACGTCACAGTTTTCTGTAAAAAATGCCGTGagttcttctttttcctttgggCTTAGTTGTGAGTCGATTCTAGCAATCTTCTTCGGCTGCTCAGGATCAAGAATGATGTATTCAACATCTTCTGCTGGCGTTCATCCTTTTTCCTT contains the following coding sequences:
- the LOC137743011 gene encoding uncharacterized protein codes for the protein MGLENTIIHREEVLTKFNGYTSTAIGSITLDVRTPPVVSKQAFIIVRDPSPYNGILGRSWLVKLSAESKKKSFTTVRATEFEKDEPPKKIARIDSQLSPKEKEELTAFFTENCDVFAWSPSDIPDIDSKIAYHKLHVDTAAKSDIEKRRHFVLERVAIIEVEMDKLLEPEFIEEVAHSAWLANVVLVTKKEKGK